One Nocardia sp. BMG111209 DNA segment encodes these proteins:
- a CDS encoding SDR family NAD(P)-dependent oxidoreductase, whose protein sequence is MDTVAGATVLITGAARGLGRSFAQRAVRERAAHVVLWDIDAAALADTAAELTAAGVSRIHRYVVDLSDRQAIAAAADRVHREIGTVDILVNNAGVVHGNRYFWETADRTEIERTMAINALAPMHVALEFLPAMVAGGRPARLLTVASSAALVSNPRMSVYAASKWAALGWSDSVRLELEQSGNGHVRVTTVCPTYVDTGMFAGAKGFLFTPVLRQEEVTDTAWREMKRGAPLVVLPWTSRLNRAISGLLPVKVRDRYLNAVRVYHSMDEFTGRAV, encoded by the coding sequence ATGGATACGGTGGCCGGGGCGACGGTGCTGATCACCGGCGCCGCACGGGGGTTGGGCAGATCGTTCGCGCAGCGCGCGGTGCGCGAGCGGGCCGCGCACGTGGTGCTGTGGGATATCGACGCGGCGGCCCTGGCCGACACCGCCGCCGAACTGACCGCGGCGGGCGTCAGCCGGATCCACCGATACGTCGTGGACCTGTCCGATCGGCAGGCGATCGCGGCGGCGGCCGACCGCGTGCACCGCGAAATCGGCACCGTCGACATTCTGGTCAACAATGCCGGTGTGGTGCACGGTAATCGGTACTTCTGGGAAACCGCGGACCGCACCGAGATCGAACGGACCATGGCGATCAATGCCCTCGCGCCGATGCATGTGGCACTGGAATTCCTGCCCGCGATGGTCGCCGGCGGCCGCCCGGCCCGGCTGCTCACCGTCGCCTCGTCGGCGGCCCTGGTGTCCAATCCGCGGATGAGCGTGTACGCCGCGTCGAAATGGGCGGCGCTGGGCTGGTCCGATTCGGTCCGGTTGGAACTGGAGCAGTCCGGCAACGGCCACGTCCGCGTCACGACGGTCTGCCCCACCTATGTCGACACCGGAATGTTCGCGGGCGCCAAGGGTTTCCTGTTCACCCCGGTCCTACGGCAGGAGGAGGTGACCGATACCGCGTGGCGGGAGATGAAGAGGGGCGCCCCGTTGGTGGTGCTGCCGTGGACCTCCCGGCTCAATCGGGCAATCTCCGGGCTGTTGCCGGTGAAGGTGCGCGACCGGTATCTGAACGCGGTCCGTGTCTACCACTCGATGGACGAATTCACCGGCCGTGCGGTGTAA
- the recD gene encoding exodeoxyribonuclease V subunit alpha: MTAIQLAQRATGLLRVFNTAGVLSAADVHVALRLGRLGRESAEPVLLAAALAVRAVRSGSVCLELARMHEIGIDGEGFDAGADPDAIDPATLPWPAADAVVAALRISPLVCGSDAGPLRPLRLVDHESGPLLYLDRYFRQEQTIRAALTDRSGTHPLVDPETVRRQLDRLFPDSAGPGDPPDRQRVAAALAATHWTTVVAGGPGTGKTHTIARILALLTAHQAAIPGAPALRIALAAPTGKAAARLQESVREQAEGLDLPELTAATLHRLLGWQRGGATRFRHHAHNRLPYDVIIVDETSMVSLTMMSCLLPAVRPDARLVLVGDPDQLASVDAGAVLADLVAGPVAAQPNPVLDQILGDDAAPAAHPDALSPRERDRLRGGIVRLTRGRRFGGRIAELAVAVRAGAADDALALLAAGGDEISLCAPDIVTDVRADVVRAAREATAAAEHGDAATALAAMESHRLLCAHRQGRFGVEQWDRLAAGWVAAAGLGAEHGGGHWFPGQPLLVTANDHEARIYNGDTGVIVRAADGGLRAALQRGNEPYLVHPTQFPGVTTVYAMTIHRSQGSQYGTVSVVLPGPESTLLTRELLYTAITRARTHVRIIGTEEAVRAGIGRRVLRASGLRG, from the coding sequence ATGACGGCCATCCAGCTGGCGCAGCGCGCCACCGGCCTGCTGCGCGTCTTCAACACCGCCGGGGTGCTGTCGGCCGCCGATGTCCATGTCGCGCTGCGGCTGGGCCGGTTGGGCCGCGAGTCCGCCGAGCCGGTGCTGCTGGCCGCGGCGCTGGCGGTGCGCGCGGTGCGGTCGGGCTCGGTCTGCCTGGAGCTCGCGCGGATGCACGAGATCGGTATCGACGGTGAGGGTTTCGACGCCGGCGCCGATCCGGACGCGATCGATCCGGCCACCCTGCCCTGGCCCGCGGCCGACGCCGTGGTGGCGGCGCTGCGGATCAGTCCGCTGGTGTGCGGCAGCGACGCCGGTCCGCTGCGCCCGCTGCGGCTGGTCGACCACGAATCCGGCCCGCTGCTCTACCTGGACCGATACTTCCGGCAGGAGCAGACCATCCGGGCGGCGCTGACCGACCGGTCCGGCACCCATCCGCTGGTGGATCCGGAAACCGTTCGGCGGCAACTGGATCGGCTGTTCCCGGACAGCGCCGGGCCGGGCGATCCGCCGGACCGGCAGCGGGTGGCCGCCGCGCTGGCCGCGACGCACTGGACGACCGTCGTCGCCGGTGGTCCCGGCACCGGCAAGACCCACACCATCGCCCGCATCCTGGCGCTGCTGACCGCGCATCAGGCGGCGATCCCGGGCGCCCCCGCGCTGCGGATCGCCCTGGCCGCCCCGACCGGCAAGGCCGCCGCCCGGCTGCAGGAATCGGTGCGGGAGCAGGCCGAGGGCCTCGACCTGCCGGAGCTGACCGCCGCGACCCTGCACCGGCTGCTGGGCTGGCAGCGCGGCGGCGCCACCCGCTTCCGCCACCACGCGCACAACCGGCTGCCCTACGACGTGATCATCGTCGACGAGACCTCGATGGTGTCGCTGACCATGATGAGCTGCCTGCTGCCCGCGGTCCGCCCGGACGCCCGCCTGGTCCTCGTCGGTGACCCGGACCAGCTGGCCTCCGTCGACGCCGGCGCCGTACTCGCCGACCTCGTCGCCGGACCCGTTGCGGCGCAGCCGAATCCGGTCCTCGATCAGATCCTGGGCGACGACGCCGCCCCGGCCGCGCATCCGGATGCGCTGAGCCCGCGGGAGCGGGATCGGTTGCGCGGCGGTATCGTCCGGCTGACCCGGGGCCGCCGGTTCGGCGGCCGCATCGCCGAACTGGCGGTGGCCGTGCGCGCGGGCGCCGCCGACGACGCGCTGGCGCTGCTGGCCGCCGGTGGTGACGAGATCTCGCTGTGCGCACCGGATATCGTCACCGACGTGCGGGCCGACGTGGTCCGGGCCGCCCGCGAGGCCACCGCCGCCGCCGAACACGGCGATGCCGCAACGGCTCTCGCGGCGATGGAATCGCACCGCCTGCTGTGCGCGCACCGGCAGGGCCGCTTCGGCGTCGAACAATGGGACCGGCTGGCCGCGGGCTGGGTGGCCGCCGCCGGCCTCGGCGCGGAACACGGTGGCGGGCACTGGTTTCCGGGTCAGCCGTTGCTGGTCACCGCCAACGATCACGAGGCCCGCATCTACAACGGCGATACCGGGGTGATCGTCCGGGCCGCCGACGGCGGTCTGCGCGCGGCGCTGCAGCGCGGCAACGAGCCGTATCTCGTGCACCCCACCCAATTTCCGGGTGTGACCACGGTGTACGCCATGACGATCCATCGCAGTCAGGGCAGTCAGTACGGCACCGTCTCGGTGGTGCTGCCCGGTCCCGAGTCGACGCTGCTCACCCGGGAACTGTTGTACACGGCCATCACCCGGGCCCGCACCCACGTCCGGATCATCGGCACCGAGGAGGCGGTCCGCGCCGGTATCGGCCGCCGGGTGTTGCGCGCCAGCGGATTACGCGGCTGA
- a CDS encoding spirocyclase AveC family protein: MSDLSEQQEAGRSATGTVAAPAGPDDSAVRPVRVWAVIGGVLLAFQLYVWIRWLTGPYFHSAPSGPDDPPLYMKVPLVANAVLAWIGLPFAVWWFIIRPWRRERRITLDGMIMVSLGLMFFQDPLLNYLNTWCTYNTWMPNRGSWSSNIPGWVSPEVPGHQVVEPLLTNVPGYSFGNLLFVMVGCAVMRAVKSRRPGLSNARLIGVIFVFNFLIDFVLEGLIYLPTGFYIYPGAIRALSVNAGTYYQWPVYEGVMWGGVLTALCCLRYFTDDRGRTIAERGLDHVRGGFAKVQATRFLAIFAAVSACFFCCYNLPAQWFAMHADPWPADVRQRSYFTGGICGDGTDQPCPDPILPMPTKRSGHIDTDGRLVLPAGAELPRTVPTAPQSGRDPGSR, translated from the coding sequence ATGAGCGACCTGTCGGAACAGCAGGAAGCCGGCCGGTCCGCGACCGGCACGGTTGCCGCGCCGGCCGGACCGGATGATTCGGCGGTCCGGCCGGTCAGGGTGTGGGCGGTCATCGGCGGTGTGCTGCTGGCGTTCCAGCTGTACGTCTGGATCCGCTGGCTGACCGGCCCGTATTTCCACTCGGCGCCCTCGGGGCCGGACGATCCGCCGCTGTACATGAAGGTGCCGCTGGTGGCGAACGCGGTCCTCGCCTGGATCGGACTGCCGTTCGCCGTGTGGTGGTTCATCATCCGGCCGTGGCGGCGTGAGCGGCGGATCACGCTCGACGGCATGATCATGGTGTCGCTGGGCCTGATGTTCTTCCAGGACCCGCTGCTCAACTATCTGAACACCTGGTGCACCTACAACACGTGGATGCCGAACCGGGGTTCGTGGTCGTCGAACATCCCCGGGTGGGTGTCGCCGGAAGTGCCGGGCCATCAGGTCGTGGAACCGCTGCTGACCAATGTGCCTGGCTACTCGTTCGGCAATCTGCTGTTCGTCATGGTCGGCTGCGCGGTGATGCGCGCGGTCAAATCACGCCGGCCCGGTCTGAGCAATGCCCGATTGATCGGTGTGATCTTCGTTTTCAATTTCCTGATCGACTTCGTGCTGGAGGGCCTGATCTATCTGCCGACCGGGTTCTACATCTATCCCGGGGCCATCCGCGCGCTGTCGGTGAACGCCGGCACCTATTACCAGTGGCCGGTCTACGAGGGCGTGATGTGGGGCGGGGTGCTCACGGCGCTGTGCTGTCTGCGCTATTTCACCGACGACCGGGGCCGCACCATCGCCGAACGCGGCCTCGACCACGTCCGGGGCGGATTCGCCAAGGTGCAGGCGACGCGCTTCCTGGCGATCTTCGCCGCGGTGAGCGCCTGCTTCTTCTGCTGCTACAACCTTCCCGCGCAATGGTTCGCGATGCATGCCGATCCGTGGCCGGCCGATGTCCGGCAGCGGTCCTATTTCACCGGCGGCATCTGCGGCGACGGAACCGATCAACCCTGTCCCGATCCGATTCTGCCGATGCCCACGAAACGCTCCGGCCATATCGATACCGACGGCCGGCTGGTCCTGCCCGCCGGGGCGGAACTGCCGAGAACGGTTCCCACGGCACCGCAATCCGGCCGGGATCCGGGAAGTCGGTGA
- a CDS encoding SPFH domain-containing protein, giving the protein MGLRDMIRGEFIDLIEWLDDGNSTLAWRFPRYDNEIKNGAQLIVREGQQALFVYRGQLADRYVPGHYTLTSENMPIMSTLQGWKYGFNSPFRSEVYYINTRPMTDFRWGTPQPVTVRDPDFRMVQVRANGTSTVKVTDAEVFLRQVIGTESVVDTEQIVDLLRRNISLAFSDMVLQTGLGAIDLQGRQVELSDKLREFVAQRMQPFGLGVDQVTMIISLPEEIQQAMTRGVARGVEASGFLSNVDLNRYQQAQAADAMLAAAENPSGGGAMGAAMQAGMGVVLGGQMAGAMQGGFAQPQPQQQQPQPGYAPPPLPGQQAFHIELNGQAAGPYPQDQLRQFVASGQLTPQTNVWTTGMAAWAAAQTVPALQPLFAAPPPLPGTPPPLPPQ; this is encoded by the coding sequence ATGGGCCTCAGGGACATGATTCGCGGCGAGTTCATCGATCTCATCGAATGGCTCGATGACGGTAACTCGACGCTGGCGTGGCGATTTCCGCGCTACGACAACGAGATCAAGAACGGCGCGCAGCTGATCGTGCGCGAGGGCCAGCAGGCCCTGTTCGTCTACCGGGGGCAGCTCGCCGACCGGTACGTACCCGGCCACTACACCCTCACCAGCGAGAACATGCCCATCATGTCGACGCTGCAGGGCTGGAAGTACGGCTTCAACAGCCCGTTCCGGTCGGAGGTGTACTACATCAACACCCGCCCGATGACCGACTTCCGCTGGGGGACACCGCAGCCGGTGACCGTCCGCGACCCCGACTTCCGGATGGTGCAGGTCCGTGCCAACGGCACCAGCACGGTGAAGGTGACCGATGCCGAGGTGTTCCTGCGCCAGGTGATCGGCACCGAGAGCGTCGTCGACACCGAGCAGATCGTGGACCTGTTGCGCCGCAACATCTCCCTGGCCTTCTCCGACATGGTGTTGCAGACCGGCCTGGGCGCCATCGATCTGCAGGGCCGCCAGGTCGAATTGTCCGACAAGCTGCGGGAATTCGTGGCGCAGCGGATGCAGCCGTTCGGCCTGGGCGTCGACCAGGTCACCATGATCATCTCGCTGCCGGAGGAGATCCAGCAGGCCATGACCCGCGGCGTCGCCCGCGGTGTCGAGGCCAGCGGCTTCCTGAGCAACGTCGATCTGAACCGCTACCAGCAGGCCCAGGCCGCCGACGCGATGCTCGCGGCCGCCGAGAACCCCAGCGGCGGTGGCGCGATGGGCGCCGCCATGCAGGCCGGTATGGGTGTCGTGCTGGGCGGCCAGATGGCCGGCGCCATGCAGGGCGGTTTCGCCCAGCCGCAACCGCAGCAACAGCAGCCGCAGCCCGGCTACGCCCCGCCGCCGCTACCCGGCCAGCAGGCGTTCCACATCGAGCTGAACGGTCAGGCCGCGGGCCCGTACCCGCAGGATCAACTGCGCCAGTTCGTGGCCTCGGGTCAGCTCACCCCGCAGACCAACGTGTGGACCACCGGCATGGCCGCATGGGCCGCCGCCCAGACGGTCCCGGCCCTGCAGCCGCTGTTCGCCGCGCCGCCCCCGCTGCCCGGCACCCCGCCGCCGCTGCCCCCGCAGTAG
- a CDS encoding putative protein N(5)-glutamine methyltransferase, whose product MTATDPQLLVARLRAAGCVFAEEEAALLTAAAASADELESIVAQRVSGQPLEHLLGWTEFRGLRVAVTPGVFVPRQRTGYLVEQAVALALAHRRTGSPRDCVVLDMCCGCGALGLAVGTELRAAGIGVALTATDLEPAAAACARTNLAPFGAEVCCGDLFAPLPAGLAGRVELLLANTPYVPTEAIAHMPPEARDHEPRTALDGGADGLDVIRRVAAAAGDWLAPGGGVFVETGEEQAAVAVEIFAGHGLTPNVLESEELGATVVCGVRP is encoded by the coding sequence GTGACAGCAACGGATCCACAGCTGCTCGTCGCGCGGCTGCGCGCGGCGGGCTGTGTCTTCGCCGAGGAGGAGGCGGCCCTGCTGACCGCGGCGGCCGCCTCCGCCGATGAGTTGGAATCGATTGTGGCGCAACGGGTTTCCGGGCAGCCACTGGAACATCTGCTGGGCTGGACGGAGTTCCGCGGGTTGCGGGTCGCGGTGACGCCGGGGGTGTTCGTGCCGCGCCAGCGCACCGGATATCTGGTCGAGCAGGCCGTCGCGCTGGCCCTCGCGCACCGGCGCACCGGGTCGCCGCGCGACTGTGTGGTGCTCGACATGTGTTGCGGCTGTGGCGCTCTCGGGCTCGCGGTGGGTACCGAACTGCGGGCCGCGGGCATCGGCGTGGCGCTCACCGCCACCGATCTCGAACCGGCCGCGGCGGCCTGCGCGCGCACCAATCTCGCCCCGTTCGGTGCGGAGGTGTGCTGCGGCGACCTGTTCGCACCGCTACCGGCCGGGCTCGCCGGGCGGGTCGAGCTGTTGCTGGCCAACACGCCCTATGTGCCGACGGAGGCGATCGCGCACATGCCGCCGGAGGCCCGCGACCACGAGCCCCGCACCGCGCTCGACGGCGGCGCCGACGGGCTGGACGTGATCCGCCGGGTGGCCGCCGCGGCGGGCGACTGGCTGGCGCCCGGCGGAGGTGTCTTCGTCGAGACCGGCGAGGAGCAGGCCGCGGTCGCGGTGGAAATCTTTGCGGGTCACGGACTTACGCCGAATGTGCTGGAGTCCGAGGAACTCGGGGCGACCGTCGTGTGCGGCGTGCGGCCCTGA
- a CDS encoding TetR/AcrR family transcriptional regulator, producing the protein MTSDAVTASGTRRGRPPQTAEQADEVRARIVAATAAVFTEHGSRGLHVARIIEGAGISRPTFYRYFGNAEQPLHVLLAASNDGLVGGIRDALAQSTEPVELGVALIDAYLEWAAGHGPMLRPVFAELHDPGSPVSGYREDAFDDIRGLVRAKFAALGRRPPGPLELDTALQVCEFVVYRLSTAPPDPAALAAARITMIRSVLVTLGSRADLEFALTLPGLFEPDPGDDPSAA; encoded by the coding sequence ATGACGAGCGATGCAGTGACCGCGTCCGGCACCCGGCGCGGCCGGCCGCCGCAGACCGCGGAACAGGCCGACGAGGTGCGCGCCCGCATCGTCGCCGCCACCGCCGCGGTGTTCACCGAGCACGGGTCGCGCGGCCTGCACGTCGCCCGCATCATCGAGGGGGCCGGTATCTCGCGGCCCACCTTCTACCGCTATTTCGGCAATGCCGAACAGCCGCTGCACGTCCTGCTCGCCGCCTCCAACGACGGCCTGGTCGGCGGTATCCGGGACGCGCTCGCGCAGTCCACCGAACCGGTCGAGCTGGGTGTCGCCCTCATCGACGCCTATCTGGAATGGGCGGCGGGGCACGGCCCGATGCTGCGGCCGGTCTTCGCCGAACTGCACGATCCGGGCTCCCCGGTCTCCGGATACCGCGAGGACGCCTTCGACGACATCCGGGGGCTGGTCCGCGCCAAATTCGCGGCGCTGGGCCGCCGCCCGCCCGGTCCGCTGGAGCTCGACACCGCCCTGCAGGTCTGCGAATTCGTGGTGTACCGGCTGTCGACCGCGCCGCCGGATCCGGCCGCGCTGGCCGCCGCGCGGATCACCATGATCCGCAGCGTCCTGGTCACCCTCGGCAGCCGCGCCGACCTCGAATTCGCCCTCACCCTGCCCGGGTTGTTCGAGCCGGATCCGGGCGACGATCCGTCAGCCGCGTAA
- a CDS encoding YdcF family protein has product MTLATRVKNLAAMTFATLALAATGPAVFGTAVAAADPADLYNSAQSHFMNGQDGAGLDDLRRLLDESPDDAQALALQAIWSDYTGDMITREVALHRLDAVDPGTAAGTRNMLGAVVAAVATVPMPLPALVGDRTGIVVLGYGLLPDGSLRDELVDRLEAAWLQAIAAPWAPVVVTGGNPQNGVPEAAAMAGWLIGHGLPAERVLVEDRAGSTVQNALFSTQLLHGAGADNAVLVTSPNHIRRAVADFITAGMHVVGAMTSTDQWVNQLMPPPRPAQRGIYIDASRVMMLPPGR; this is encoded by the coding sequence GTGACTCTCGCAACGCGCGTCAAGAATCTGGCCGCGATGACCTTCGCCACCCTCGCCCTCGCGGCGACCGGCCCGGCCGTATTCGGCACCGCGGTCGCCGCCGCGGACCCGGCGGATCTCTACAACTCCGCGCAATCCCACTTCATGAACGGCCAGGACGGCGCCGGCCTCGACGATCTACGCCGGCTGCTCGACGAATCGCCCGACGACGCGCAGGCGCTGGCCCTGCAGGCGATCTGGTCCGACTACACCGGCGACATGATCACCCGCGAGGTCGCCCTGCACCGGCTCGACGCCGTCGATCCCGGCACCGCCGCGGGGACGCGCAATATGCTCGGCGCCGTCGTCGCCGCGGTCGCGACCGTGCCGATGCCGCTGCCGGCGCTGGTCGGCGACCGCACCGGAATCGTGGTGCTCGGCTACGGGCTGCTCCCCGACGGCAGTCTGCGCGACGAACTCGTGGACCGGCTGGAGGCGGCCTGGTTGCAGGCGATCGCCGCACCCTGGGCGCCGGTCGTGGTGACGGGCGGTAATCCGCAGAACGGCGTCCCGGAGGCCGCGGCCATGGCCGGCTGGTTGATCGGCCACGGCCTGCCCGCCGAGCGGGTGCTGGTCGAGGACCGCGCCGGATCGACGGTGCAGAACGCGCTGTTCAGCACCCAGTTGCTGCACGGCGCCGGGGCCGACAACGCGGTGCTGGTGACCTCCCCCAACCACATCCGCCGCGCGGTGGCCGATTTCATCACCGCCGGTATGCACGTGGTCGGGGCGATGACCTCGACCGATCAGTGGGTGAACCAGCTGATGCCCCCGCCCCGGCCGGCCCAGCGCGGCATCTACATCGATGCCAGCCGGGTCATGATGTTGCCCCCCGGCCGGTAG
- a CDS encoding succinic semialdehyde dehydrogenase yields the protein MPTAPPTVAAALPPPLVRRLLAHAVAGGAGTVPVFAPATGQPIADLPQSSAADLDRAFAVARQAQRDWVEVPVRERVSILRRFHDLVLSEQDTVLDLIQLESGKSRVHAFDEVADVAVNARYYAARAARLLAPRTPRGVLPLLTRVEVHYRPKGVVAVISPWNYPLALAASDALPALVAGNAVIARPDNQTALTALWAVDAARRAGLPEGLWQAVLGRGADIGSEVIARADYVDYTGSSATGRIIARQAGERLIGCSLELGGKNPMLVLADADPRAAARIAVRACFASAGQLCESIERIYVHDSGYDRFVAEFTTRTEALTLGSALDYSYELGSLTFRRQLDTVTAHVGDAVAKGATVLAGGRARPELSPYFHEPTVLTGVTPGMTVYREETFGPVVSIYRVSSDDEAVEQANDTAYGLNASVCGRDVAHARAVAARVRAGSVNVNEGYLAAWGSVAAPSGGLGDSGSGRRHGPEGLRKYVDTQTVATQRALPIAPLPGMSEAVWAKTLTRYFGLMKALRQQ from the coding sequence ATGCCGACCGCCCCGCCGACCGTCGCCGCGGCGCTGCCGCCTCCGCTGGTGCGCCGCCTGCTCGCGCACGCCGTGGCCGGGGGCGCCGGCACGGTCCCGGTGTTCGCACCGGCCACCGGGCAGCCGATCGCCGACCTGCCGCAGTCCTCGGCCGCCGATCTCGACCGGGCCTTCGCGGTGGCCCGGCAGGCGCAGCGCGACTGGGTGGAAGTGCCGGTGCGGGAGCGGGTTTCGATCCTGCGCCGCTTCCACGACCTGGTGCTGTCCGAACAGGACACCGTGCTCGACCTGATCCAGCTGGAGAGCGGCAAGTCGCGGGTGCACGCCTTCGACGAGGTCGCCGACGTGGCCGTCAACGCCCGCTACTACGCCGCCCGCGCCGCGCGGCTGCTGGCGCCGCGCACCCCGCGCGGCGTGCTGCCGCTGCTCACCCGGGTCGAGGTGCACTACCGGCCGAAGGGCGTGGTGGCGGTCATCTCGCCGTGGAACTATCCGCTCGCGCTGGCCGCCTCCGACGCGCTGCCGGCTCTGGTGGCGGGCAACGCCGTGATCGCCCGCCCGGACAATCAGACCGCGCTGACCGCGCTGTGGGCCGTCGACGCCGCCCGGCGCGCGGGCCTGCCGGAGGGTCTGTGGCAGGCGGTCCTGGGCCGTGGCGCGGATATCGGCAGCGAGGTGATCGCCCGCGCCGACTACGTCGACTACACCGGATCCAGCGCTACCGGCCGCATCATCGCCCGGCAGGCCGGCGAGCGCCTCATCGGCTGCTCGCTCGAACTGGGCGGGAAGAATCCGATGCTGGTGCTGGCCGATGCCGATCCGCGCGCGGCCGCGCGGATCGCGGTGCGGGCCTGCTTCGCCTCCGCGGGCCAGTTGTGCGAATCGATCGAGCGGATCTACGTGCACGACAGCGGGTACGACCGGTTCGTCGCCGAATTCACCACGCGCACCGAGGCACTCACGCTCGGCTCGGCCCTCGACTATTCGTACGAGCTGGGTTCACTGACCTTCCGGCGGCAGCTGGACACGGTCACCGCGCACGTCGGCGACGCGGTCGCGAAGGGGGCGACCGTACTCGCCGGCGGGCGGGCCCGGCCGGAACTGAGCCCGTACTTCCACGAGCCCACCGTCCTCACCGGTGTCACGCCGGGGATGACGGTGTACCGGGAGGAGACCTTCGGCCCGGTGGTGTCGATCTACCGCGTGAGCAGCGACGACGAGGCCGTCGAACAGGCCAACGACACCGCCTACGGGCTCAACGCGAGCGTGTGCGGCCGCGACGTCGCGCACGCCCGCGCGGTCGCCGCGCGGGTGCGGGCCGGTTCGGTCAACGTGAACGAGGGTTACCTCGCCGCGTGGGGGAGTGTCGCCGCGCCCTCGGGCGGACTGGGCGATTCGGGCAGCGGCCGCCGGCACGGGCCGGAAGGCCTGCGGAAGTACGTCGACACCCAAACGGTCGCCACCCAGCGGGCGCTGCCGATCGCGCCGCTGCCGGGCATGTCGGAGGCGGTGTGGGCGAAGACCCTGACCCGGTACTTCGGCCTCATGAAAGCGCTGCGGCAGCAGTGA